DNA from Nocardioides seonyuensis:
TCTCGCCGCGACCGGCGGGGCAGAGTGGTTCGTGCGCCGCATGGGGGCACGAGCCGACGAGCAGCGTGAGGACGCGCTCCGGGCCACGCTGCTCGACTACTGCGACCGCATGCACACCAACGAGCCGGTTCACACCTGGGACTGAGTCGCGGCATCCCGCCGGCTGCGGTGCCGACGAAGTCGCCGCCACTCACGACGGACCTCCGTCTCCGGGTCGAACCAGCCATGGCGCGTCACCACGACCATGCCGAGCGACGTGCCGGTCGCGGCAGCGGCCCAGCGAACGGCGCTCGCCCACGCCACGTCACCGTCGTGGGTGCTGAGCGCGCCCGGGCGTGTCAGCCACGCGCACGGGCGTGGCGTCATGGCCTGTGCGCGCTGCAGCAGGGCGAGTGCGAGGTCAGCCCGGAGCCCGGCGTCGATCGGGTTTCGCGGATCCTCCGCGTGCCAGCTGCTCCGCCCGGGCACTCCGACGTGCAGCGTGAAGGGGAAGTGGCGTCGTCGTTCGCCCTCCTTGAGGTCGAGCACGGCCGCGCGCAGGGTCTGGTGGGTGAAGCGGTCGATGGGCGCGTGCAGGGCCATCCGGCAAGCGTGCCGGATGACTCGCTCGAGTTGTGTGGTCTCCACAGGCTGCCGCGGACGTGCCGGATCCGTTACGGTGCCAGCAGGGTCGCGGCAAGGGCGCCGCACCGTGAGAGGAGAGCCCCATGGGCACTGTCGTCGTCGGATTCGTTCCCAAGCCTGAAGGTGAGGCTGCACTCACCACGGCCATCAGCGAGGCCAAGCTGCGTGGCTGCAAGCTGGTCGTGGTCAACTCCCACCGAGGTGGCCAGGAGTTCGACCGGTCCAAGGCACAGGCCGCCGAGGAGGAGCTGTCCAGCGTGCGCGCCCAGCTCGACGAGTCCGGACTGGAGTACGACATCCGCCAGCTCGTGCGCGGGTTCGAGCCGGCCGAGGACCTCATCAGCATCGCCGAGGCGAACTCGGCCGAGCTGCTGGTGATCGGCCTGCGCCGGCGTTCGCCGGTGGGGAAGCTCATCCTCGGCAGCAACGCGCAGCGGGTCCTGCTCGACGCGCACTGCCCGGTCATGGCGGTCAAGGCCGACTGAGTCGTGCCGATCCGCATCACCGGCGACCCAGCCGCAGACAAGATCCTCGAGGAGTCCCCGTTCGCACTGCTCGCCGGGATGATGCTGGACCAGCAGTACCCCATGGAGCACGCGTTCCGCGGCCCGGCGAAGGTCGTCGACCGCTTCGGCACGTTCGACCCTGCTGCGATCGCTGCGGCTGACCCCGAGGAGTTCGCCGCCATGGCGGCGACGACGCCTGCCATCCACCGCTTCCCGGGCTCCATGTCAGCCAGGCTCCAGGAGCTGGCTCGGCTGGTCGAGGAGACCTACGACGGTGATGCCTCACGGATCTGGTCGGAGGCCGTGGACGGACGCGATCTCCTCAAGCGGGTGATGGCGCTGCCGGGCTTCGGCAAGCAGAAGGCGCAGATCTTCGTCGCCCTCCTCGCCAAGCAGCTGGGCGTCCGCGTCGCGGGTTGGCAGGAGGTCGTCGGTGACTACGCGCTCGACGGCCATCGCTCGGTCGCCGACGTCGTGGACGCCGAGTCGCTGCAGAAGGTCCGCGACTACAAGCAGCAGGCGAAGGCTGCCGCCAAGGTCCGGCCCGCGGACCACTGATCGGGCCAACGGCACCTCTGCCGACGAGTGGTGTGCAGCGGCGTGGCACAATGACGACGCGGCTCTTGACGTTAGCGGGTCTTGCCGCGCCCCAAAGCCGCTTGACGAGAGGTGTTCGTGACCCCCGCACGGAAGTTGCTCCCTGCCGAGGTGCTGTCGCACCCGTCCATCGTGGCTCTCATCGAGCGAGGCACCCCTACCGGAAGCATCACCCCCGACGAGGTCCGCCTCGCGAGTGACGAGGCGGGGGTGGAGCCTCGTCATCTCAAGGCACTGCTGGTGCACCTGAGCGGCGTGGGCATCTCGGTCCACGTCGACGCGTCCGCGTCGCGGGCGGTCGCAGCCACCAGCACCCGCAAGTCGACCACTGCCGCAGCCAAGAAGGCCCCGGCCAAGAAGGCCGCAGCCGCCAAGGCCCCGGCGAAGAAGGCTGCCGCCAAGAAGGCCCCGGCCAAGAAGGCCGCCGCCAAGAAGGTCGACGACGCGACCGATGCCGCGGTCGAGGCACCGGTCGTCGGACCCGACGGCAAGAAGGTCCTGCCCGACATCCCCGACGAGAAGTTCGAGGCCGACGTCAAGGCGGACCCGACGATCAAGGAGGACGAGAAGCAGGCCTTCACCGTCTCGGCGGCCGACGAGACCGACGAGCCCGAGCAGCAGGTCATGGTCGCCGGAGCGACCGCCGACCCCGTCAAGGACTACCTCAAGCAGATCGGCAAGGTCCCGCTCCTCAACGCCGAGATGGAGGTCGAGCTGGCCAAGCGCATCGAGGCCGGCCTGTTCTCCGAGGAGAAGCTCGCCAAGGGCGGTCGCATCAGCGCCAAGATGCTCGAGGAGCTCGAGTGGATCGCCGAGGACGGTCGCCGGGCCAAGAACCACCTGCTCGAGGCCAACCTGCGTCTGGTGGTCTCCCTGGCCAAGCGCTACACCGGTCGCGGCATGCTGTTCCTCGACCTCATCCAGGAGGGCAACCTCGGCCTCATCCGTGCGGTCGAGAAGTTCGACTACACCAAGGGCTACAAGTTCTCGACCTACGCGACGTGGTGGATCCGTCAGGCCATCACCCGCGCCATGGCCGACCAGGCGCGGACCATCCGCATCCCGGTCCACATGGTCGAGGTCATCAACAAGCTCGCGCGCGTCCAGCGGCAGATGCTTCAGGACCTCGGTCGCGAGCCCACTCCCGAAGAGCTCGCCAAGGAGCTCGACATGACCCCGGAGAAGGTCGTCGAGGTCCAGAAGTACGGCCGCGAGCCGATCTCCCTCCACACGCCTCTCGGCGAGGACGGCGACTCCGAGTTCGGTGACCTCATCGAGGACTCCGAGGCGATCGTCCCGGCGGATGCCGTCAGCTTCACGCTGCTCCAGGAGCAGCT
Protein-coding regions in this window:
- a CDS encoding universal stress protein; its protein translation is MGTVVVGFVPKPEGEAALTTAISEAKLRGCKLVVVNSHRGGQEFDRSKAQAAEEELSSVRAQLDESGLEYDIRQLVRGFEPAEDLISIAEANSAELLVIGLRRRSPVGKLILGSNAQRVLLDAHCPVMAVKAD
- a CDS encoding HhH-GPD-type base excision DNA repair protein codes for the protein MPIRITGDPAADKILEESPFALLAGMMLDQQYPMEHAFRGPAKVVDRFGTFDPAAIAAADPEEFAAMAATTPAIHRFPGSMSARLQELARLVEETYDGDASRIWSEAVDGRDLLKRVMALPGFGKQKAQIFVALLAKQLGVRVAGWQEVVGDYALDGHRSVADVVDAESLQKVRDYKQQAKAAAKVRPADH
- a CDS encoding RNA polymerase sigma factor, whose amino-acid sequence is MTPARKLLPAEVLSHPSIVALIERGTPTGSITPDEVRLASDEAGVEPRHLKALLVHLSGVGISVHVDASASRAVAATSTRKSTTAAAKKAPAKKAAAAKAPAKKAAAKKAPAKKAAAKKVDDATDAAVEAPVVGPDGKKVLPDIPDEKFEADVKADPTIKEDEKQAFTVSAADETDEPEQQVMVAGATADPVKDYLKQIGKVPLLNAEMEVELAKRIEAGLFSEEKLAKGGRISAKMLEELEWIAEDGRRAKNHLLEANLRLVVSLAKRYTGRGMLFLDLIQEGNLGLIRAVEKFDYTKGYKFSTYATWWIRQAITRAMADQARTIRIPVHMVEVINKLARVQRQMLQDLGREPTPEELAKELDMTPEKVVEVQKYGREPISLHTPLGEDGDSEFGDLIEDSEAIVPADAVSFTLLQEQLHAVLDTLSEREAGVVSMRFGLTDGQPKTLDEIGKVYGVTRERIRQIESKTMSKLRHPSRSQVLRDYLD